The Leucoraja erinacea ecotype New England chromosome 29, Leri_hhj_1, whole genome shotgun sequence genome has a window encoding:
- the LOC129711173 gene encoding mucin-16-like isoform X1: MEPIKREVVYEIIRVKTHNVTALGQFPLQSDSLYVEDFNAQHNVNVPVPIEVTNHIKYNVTFIVDKLSIEEIQAKPLETATMLANKLTDVFENSKINATFLKCDVKSFREVTHQSTRVTVDCSFQNVSTMEPIKREVVYEVIRVKTDSISSLGPYELQSNSLYVDDFNGQHNVNVPVPIEVTNPIEYNVTFIVGNLSIEEIQANPSETATMIANELTELFENSNINATFLKCDVKSFREVMANSTRVTADCSFQNVSTMEPIKQEVVYDVFRERTYKMTTLGQYPLQIDSLYVDGYTVQPIVIVPVEESNPTSYNVTFIVDSLSIDEIQDNPSQTATMIASELTELFKNSNVNATFLTCIVESFREEMVTCSRVTAKCLFQNVPTMEPINREDVYDIFSEMTDGISALGPYELQSNSLYVDGTYQNIPWCFPSYCICPIYSNY, translated from the exons ATGGAACCCATCAAGCGAGAAGTGGTTTATGAAATAATTAGAGTGAAGACCCATAACGTTACCGCACTGGGGCAATTCCCATTGCAAAGTGACAGCCTCTATGTAGAAG ATTTCAATGCACAGCACAATGTCAATG TTCCAGTTCCAATCGAGGTAACAAACCACATTAAATACAACGTGACTTTCATTGTTGACAAACTGTCTATTGAAGAAATTCAAGCAAAACCTTTAGAAACAGCAACCATGCTTGCAAATAAG CTCACAGATGTGTTTGAGAACAGCAAGATTAATGCaacattcttaaaatgtgacgtgAAATCATTCAG AGAGGTAACGCACCAGAGCACCAGAGTTACAGTTGATTGTTCATTCCAAAATGTGTCCACCATGGAACCCATCAAGCGAGAAGTGGTTTATGAAGTAATTAGAGTGAAGACAGATAGCATTTCCTCACTGGGGCCATACGAACTGCAAAGCAACAGCCTCTATGTAGACG ATTTCAATGGACAGCACAATGTCAATG TTCCAGTTCCAATCGAGGTAACAAATCCAATTGAATACAACGTGACTTTCATTGTTGGCAATCTGTCTATTGAAGAAATTCAAGCAAACCCTTCAGAAACAGCAACAATGATTGCAAATGAG CTCACAGAACTGTTTGAGAACAGCAATATCAATGCaacattcttaaaatgtgacgtgAAATCATTCAG AGAGGTCATGGCTAACAGCACCAGAGTTACAGCTGATTGTTCATTCCAAAATGTGTCCACCATGGAACCCATCAAGCAAGAAGTGGTTTATGATGTATTTAGAGAGAGGACCTATAAGATGACCACTCTGGGACAATATCCATTGCAAATTGACAGCCTCTATGTTGATG GTTACACAGTGCAGCCCATTGTCATTG TTCCAGTCGAGGAATCAAATCCCACTAGTTACAACGTGACATTCATTGTTGACAGTCTGTCTATTGACGAAATTCAAGACAACCCCTCACAAACAGCAACCATGATTGCATCTGAG CTCACCGAACTGTTCAAAAATAGCAATGTCAATGCAACATTCTTGACATGTATTGTGGAATCCTTCAG AGAGGAAATGGTAACCTGCAGCAGAGTGACAGCTAaatgtttatttcaaaatgtgccCACCATGGAACCCATCAACCGAGAAGATGTTTATGATATATTTAGCGAGATGACCGATGGCATTTCCGCATTGGGGCCATACGAACTGCAAAGCAACAGCCTCTATGTAGACGGTACTTATCAAAATATTCCTTGGTGTTTTCCTTCATATTGTATTTGTCCAATCTACAGTAACTATTGA